The following are encoded in a window of Providencia rettgeri genomic DNA:
- the hpaB gene encoding 4-hydroxyphenylacetate 3-monooxygenase, oxygenase component gives MKPEDFRSDAKRPFNSQEYLKSLQDGREIYIYGERVKDVTTHPAFRNSAASIGQLYDALHDKTTHNQLCWNTDTGNGGYTHKFFRFATSANELRQQRDAIADWSRQSYGWMGRTPDYKAAFASCLGANPEYYGQFADNARQWYKRIQESGLYFNHAIVNPPIDRHKPADEVKDVYIKLEKETDAGIIVSGAKVVATNSALTHYNFIGFGSAQVMGDNPDFALMFVAPMDADGVKLISRASYELVAGATGAPFDYPLSSRFDENDAILIMDHVLIPWENVLIYRDFDRARNWAVQGGFARLFPLQACVRLAVKLDFITGLLQKSLECTGVIDFRGVQADLGEVVAWRNLFWSLTDAMTSEAKAWEGGAFLPDTQAIQTYRVMAPMAYTKIKNIIESNVTSGLIYLPSSVRDMNNPEIDKYLAKYVRGSNGMDHVERIKILKLMWDAIGSEFGGRHELYEINYAGSQDEIRLQCLRHAQGSGNMKAMTDMVDRCLSDYDQHGWKRPHLYNNNDINQLDSLLK, from the coding sequence ATGAAACCAGAAGATTTCCGTTCCGATGCTAAACGCCCTTTTAATAGCCAAGAATACCTAAAAAGCCTACAAGATGGCCGTGAAATTTATATTTATGGCGAACGCGTAAAAGATGTCACCACACACCCTGCTTTTCGTAATTCAGCAGCTTCCATAGGACAGTTATATGATGCGCTCCACGATAAAACGACTCATAACCAACTTTGCTGGAACACAGACACAGGTAACGGTGGATACACACATAAATTCTTCCGTTTCGCAACGAGCGCAAATGAATTGCGCCAACAACGTGATGCCATCGCAGATTGGTCACGCCAAAGCTATGGATGGATGGGACGCACTCCAGACTATAAGGCGGCATTCGCCAGCTGTTTAGGTGCAAATCCTGAATATTATGGCCAATTTGCAGATAACGCTCGCCAATGGTACAAACGCATTCAAGAAAGCGGCTTGTACTTTAACCATGCGATTGTTAACCCACCGATTGATCGTCACAAGCCAGCTGATGAAGTGAAAGATGTTTATATCAAACTCGAAAAAGAAACCGATGCGGGTATTATCGTCAGCGGCGCTAAAGTGGTAGCGACCAACTCAGCGTTAACACACTATAACTTTATTGGCTTTGGCTCTGCACAAGTGATGGGTGATAACCCTGATTTTGCACTGATGTTTGTTGCACCAATGGATGCCGATGGTGTGAAACTAATTTCCCGCGCATCTTATGAACTAGTGGCAGGCGCAACGGGCGCACCATTTGATTACCCACTTTCAAGCCGTTTCGATGAAAATGATGCCATCTTGATAATGGATCATGTATTAATCCCATGGGAAAACGTATTGATTTATCGTGACTTCGACCGCGCTCGTAACTGGGCTGTACAAGGCGGATTCGCTCGTTTATTCCCATTACAAGCTTGTGTCCGTTTAGCCGTTAAATTAGACTTCATTACCGGATTGTTACAAAAAAGTTTAGAATGTACAGGTGTTATTGATTTCCGTGGTGTACAAGCTGATCTGGGTGAAGTGGTTGCGTGGCGTAACTTGTTCTGGTCATTGACTGATGCTATGACCTCCGAAGCGAAAGCTTGGGAAGGCGGCGCATTCTTACCAGATACACAAGCTATCCAGACTTATCGTGTTATGGCACCAATGGCCTACACTAAAATTAAGAATATCATTGAAAGTAACGTCACCAGTGGTCTGATTTACTTACCATCAAGCGTTCGTGATATGAATAATCCAGAAATTGATAAGTACTTAGCGAAATATGTACGTGGTTCAAATGGAATGGATCACGTAGAACGTATTAAGATCCTCAAGCTCATGTGGGATGCAATTGGCAGCGAGTTTGGTGGTCGCCATGAACTGTATGAAATTAACTACGCAGGTAGCCAAGACGAAATTCGTCTGCAATGTCTGCGTCATGCACAAGGTTCTGGCAACATGAAAGCCATGACAGATATGGTTGATCGCTGTTTATCAGATTACGATCAACACGGATGGAAACGTCCACACCTGTATAACAACAATGATATTAATCAGTTAGATTCGCTGCTGAAGTAA
- the hpaC gene encoding 4-hydroxyphenylacetate 3-monooxygenase, reductase component, giving the protein MSLENEHRLRFRDAMASLGAAVNIVTTNGAEGRCGITATAVCSVTDTPPTLMVCVNRNSAMNAVFQKNGRLCVNVLSHDQEELACHFAGMKGSTMEERFSWNVWDNGILQQPLLKNALANLEGEITQVQDIGTHSVYMVEIKQIIVNDTGHGLVYFKRKFHPVMHQLLEVTA; this is encoded by the coding sequence ATGTCTTTAGAAAATGAACATCGCCTGCGTTTCAGAGATGCGATGGCAAGTCTCGGTGCAGCAGTGAACATTGTCACCACGAATGGTGCTGAAGGTCGCTGTGGAATTACAGCAACCGCAGTCTGTTCCGTTACAGATACGCCACCAACTTTGATGGTCTGTGTCAACCGCAACAGTGCAATGAATGCGGTGTTTCAAAAGAATGGCCGCCTGTGTGTGAATGTATTAAGCCATGATCAAGAAGAGTTAGCGTGCCATTTTGCGGGGATGAAAGGCTCTACAATGGAAGAGCGCTTTAGCTGGAATGTGTGGGATAACGGTATTTTACAGCAACCTTTACTAAAAAATGCCCTTGCCAACCTTGAAGGCGAGATCACACAAGTGCAAGACATTGGCACGCACTCTGTCTATATGGTTGAAATAAAACAAATCATTGTCAATGATACAGGGCATGGGTTAGTTTACTTTAAACGCAAATTCCATCCTGTTATGCATCAACTCTTAGAAGTGACTGCATAA
- a CDS encoding TonB-dependent siderophore receptor: MLSVSNIKSLGIFRLTPCALLCATASWSLIANGEPEVQPKHDAIQVTASSASDDDYLAPGVTTLGKMPLKPREVAQSVSVIDKEQIEKQNLQTLDEVMQRATGVTSAPYVKLTTAYYVRGFQIDSFEMDGVPALLGNMASSPQDMAVYERVEILRGSNGLLHGMGNPAATVNMVRKHAPKENRAKLSLSAGSWDRYRGEVDVGGLLNESGSVRGRFVMAWEDRDYFYDVSDQQTRLMYGTVDIDITPDTLLRLGAQFQTIDSVTNMAGVPFGKDGTDLHLPRKTYLDVDWDRFKWDTSRSFAGIEHQINDDWQYKLNAEYQHVNARLLYAGAWGNIDPVTGDGAMLMGGAYKFRNEQTSLDTSLNGKVDGWGLTHDLIVGASYSHASEKQYSADLDPALNVPVNVYRWDPHSVPKPKIGAYSSAGATKTTQKGVYGMSRIKVVEPVTVIVGLRDSWWDVKTPTANFTENGRITPYGGVIWDFAPQWSWYNSYSTVYQPQTGKTWSGKMLKPVEGQTLETGIKGSLLNGGLNLSGAVYQIDIKNNPQIDPEHPTGGFNNYFISGGKVRSQGFELEGIGYLSPFWDLSVGYTYTDTKYRNDSQHQGDAYNTLTPRHMLRVWSNYDLPWDERKWSVGGGMQAQSAYSTSNGNVTLRQGGYAIFNARLGYQIDETWTAAVNVNNVFDRRYYSGLFSPQWNNRYGDPRNVMFTLKADF; the protein is encoded by the coding sequence ATGCTGTCCGTGTCTAACATCAAATCATTGGGGATCTTCCGTCTTACACCTTGTGCGCTACTGTGTGCAACAGCAAGTTGGTCTTTGATAGCAAATGGCGAACCTGAAGTACAGCCTAAGCATGATGCTATTCAAGTGACGGCATCTTCGGCTTCAGATGATGATTATCTCGCGCCCGGTGTGACGACATTAGGCAAAATGCCTCTTAAACCACGGGAAGTGGCGCAGTCCGTCAGCGTGATAGACAAAGAGCAAATCGAAAAACAAAATCTGCAAACCCTTGATGAGGTGATGCAACGTGCAACCGGGGTGACGAGTGCACCTTATGTGAAGCTGACAACTGCTTATTATGTGCGTGGTTTCCAAATTGATTCATTTGAAATGGATGGCGTCCCTGCGTTATTAGGGAATATGGCGAGTTCACCTCAAGATATGGCGGTGTATGAGCGCGTTGAAATTTTACGTGGTTCAAATGGATTATTGCATGGTATGGGAAACCCTGCGGCAACAGTCAATATGGTACGTAAGCATGCACCTAAAGAAAATAGGGCTAAACTGAGCCTCAGCGCCGGCAGTTGGGATCGTTATCGAGGGGAAGTGGACGTAGGCGGGTTACTGAACGAATCGGGATCGGTGCGCGGACGTTTTGTGATGGCGTGGGAAGACAGGGATTATTTCTATGATGTATCAGACCAACAAACGCGCTTGATGTACGGTACGGTTGATATTGATATCACTCCTGACACCTTGTTACGTCTGGGAGCTCAGTTTCAAACTATCGATTCGGTGACTAACATGGCGGGGGTTCCTTTTGGCAAAGATGGCACAGATTTACATTTACCCCGTAAAACCTATTTAGATGTCGATTGGGATCGCTTCAAATGGGATACCTCACGCAGCTTTGCAGGCATTGAGCATCAAATCAATGACGATTGGCAATATAAATTAAACGCTGAATATCAACATGTTAACGCCAGACTCCTGTATGCAGGGGCGTGGGGTAATATTGATCCGGTAACAGGGGATGGGGCGATGTTGATGGGGGGCGCGTATAAATTTCGTAATGAGCAAACCAGTTTAGACACCAGCTTAAATGGCAAAGTTGATGGGTGGGGCTTAACGCACGATCTTATTGTTGGAGCGAGCTATTCTCACGCCAGTGAAAAGCAGTACAGTGCCGATCTTGATCCCGCTTTAAATGTCCCTGTAAATGTCTATCGCTGGGATCCACACAGTGTACCGAAACCTAAAATTGGTGCCTACAGTTCAGCGGGAGCAACCAAAACCACCCAAAAAGGCGTATACGGTATGAGCCGCATCAAAGTCGTGGAACCTGTGACGGTGATTGTCGGGTTGCGCGATAGCTGGTGGGATGTGAAAACACCTACAGCGAACTTCACTGAAAATGGCCGTATTACACCTTACGGTGGTGTGATTTGGGACTTTGCACCGCAATGGTCTTGGTACAACAGTTACTCGACAGTATACCAACCGCAAACAGGGAAAACATGGAGCGGTAAAATGCTTAAACCTGTTGAAGGCCAAACTTTAGAAACCGGGATCAAAGGGTCATTGTTAAACGGCGGACTAAATTTATCGGGTGCGGTTTATCAAATTGATATCAAAAATAACCCACAAATAGATCCTGAGCACCCAACGGGTGGTTTCAATAACTATTTTATTAGTGGTGGAAAAGTCCGTAGCCAAGGCTTTGAGCTTGAAGGTATTGGGTATTTATCCCCATTCTGGGACTTATCAGTGGGGTATACCTATACAGATACAAAATACCGCAATGATAGCCAGCATCAAGGGGATGCCTACAACACCTTGACACCTCGTCATATGTTGCGTGTTTGGTCAAACTATGATCTACCTTGGGATGAACGCAAATGGAGCGTAGGTGGTGGTATGCAAGCACAAAGTGCTTATAGCACCAGTAATGGAAATGTGACGCTGCGACAAGGTGGTTACGCGATTTTCAATGCACGCCTCGGTTACCAAATTGATGAAACATGGACAGCAGCGGTTAACGTGAATAACGTATTTGATCGTCGTTACTATTCTGGCTTGTTCTCTCCTCAATGGAATAACCGCTATGGTGATCCACGCAATGTGATGTTCACTTTAAAGGCTGATTTCTAA
- a CDS encoding helix-turn-helix transcriptional regulator, with translation MSQPIEKTFTQAHSIQEEHCVGEFIRVRRGEFVINRDLGIEEEQKAGLKIVAIHQGMMACHSSEGQRIDVSSPSLILSSSANCYQLNNQFYRQQPMKYTMIDISPQWLELQQLNLPASYYHPYKPTLLRLAIPPNVLAMTHQLFSQPIHAAVRQLYLGAKVAEITALCLHHSLSHQESVSLSSLRQRDIDTLHMAKEILIQEMESPPSLDELAKRLGLNTRKLTQGFRQLFGNSIYGWLQEYRLETAFQLLSLNDANISTVAYQVGYTPAHFSVAFRKRFGISPNQLKK, from the coding sequence ATGTCGCAGCCTATTGAAAAAACATTCACTCAAGCCCACTCAATACAGGAAGAGCATTGTGTAGGGGAGTTTATTCGTGTTCGCCGTGGGGAGTTTGTTATTAACCGTGACTTAGGGATTGAGGAAGAACAAAAAGCAGGGTTGAAGATTGTCGCTATCCACCAAGGTATGATGGCGTGCCACAGTAGTGAAGGACAGAGGATTGATGTCAGTTCGCCGTCATTGATTTTATCCAGTAGCGCCAACTGCTATCAACTCAATAATCAGTTTTATCGCCAGCAGCCCATGAAATACACCATGATTGATATTTCCCCTCAATGGTTAGAACTGCAACAATTAAATTTACCGGCGTCTTATTATCATCCCTACAAACCGACACTATTGCGTTTGGCAATACCACCTAATGTGTTAGCGATGACACACCAACTCTTTAGCCAGCCGATCCATGCTGCGGTTCGCCAGCTCTATTTGGGGGCTAAAGTCGCTGAAATTACGGCATTGTGCCTGCATCATTCATTATCTCATCAAGAGTCTGTCTCTTTATCCTCATTGAGACAAAGAGATATTGATACTTTGCATATGGCAAAAGAAATATTGATTCAGGAAATGGAATCCCCACCAAGTTTGGATGAATTAGCTAAACGCTTAGGGCTGAATACCCGTAAGTTGACGCAAGGATTCCGCCAATTATTTGGTAATAGTATTTATGGCTGGTTGCAGGAATATCGCTTAGAAACAGCTTTTCAATTACTCAGTTTAAATGATGCCAATATTTCGACGGTGGCTTATCAAGTCGGGTATACCCCAGCACATTTTTCAGTCGCATTTCGTAAACGCTTTGGCATTTCTCCCAATCAACTCAAAAAATAG
- the hpaA gene encoding 4-hydroxyphenylacetate catabolism regulatory protein HpaA yields MITNIDIGKDYDETQGTDDVHYQTFGNMAAFFGRDMQAHRHDGFFQLHYLVTGHITLQLDESRYSVQAPLFILTPPSVAHAFFTQEDTDGHVLTVRQDLITPLLASLYPAHPDLVDIPAICLSVADKPDDIETFNHYWALMARESANSFVGKDQVLSSLAQALFTFLLRSIPLDEHPTSGVRGEHRLFQRFNQLIDLHYHEHLAVPEYAKKLGVTESRLKDMCRRFANRPPKRLIFDRILREAKRLLIFSDSPVFEIAYQLGFKDPAYFARFFNRLVGCSPSTWREQNIH; encoded by the coding sequence ATGATTACAAATATAGACATTGGTAAAGACTACGACGAAACCCAAGGTACCGACGACGTCCACTACCAAACTTTCGGTAACATGGCGGCCTTTTTTGGTCGCGATATGCAAGCACATCGCCATGACGGTTTCTTCCAATTGCACTATTTGGTTACTGGTCATATCACTTTGCAGCTCGACGAATCACGTTATTCTGTCCAAGCACCACTGTTTATATTAACGCCACCGTCCGTTGCCCATGCTTTTTTTACCCAAGAAGACACGGATGGGCACGTACTCACTGTGCGCCAAGATCTGATCACACCTTTACTTGCCTCCCTTTACCCTGCTCATCCTGACTTGGTGGATATTCCGGCTATTTGCTTGTCCGTTGCCGATAAACCTGATGATATTGAGACTTTTAATCATTATTGGGCTTTAATGGCACGTGAATCAGCGAACAGCTTCGTGGGGAAAGATCAGGTTTTATCCTCTTTGGCACAGGCACTCTTTACCTTTCTCTTAAGGTCTATCCCGCTGGATGAGCACCCTACCAGCGGTGTTCGTGGAGAACATCGCCTATTCCAACGGTTTAACCAGTTAATTGACTTACATTACCATGAACACCTTGCGGTGCCTGAATATGCCAAAAAACTTGGCGTCACAGAATCTCGCCTCAAAGATATGTGCCGCCGATTTGCCAATCGACCACCTAAGCGGCTGATTTTTGATCGCATTTTACGTGAAGCAAAGCGGCTACTCATTTTCTCAGATAGCCCTGTTTTTGAAATTGCTTACCAGCTAGGGTTTAAAGATCCTGCCTATTTTGCCCGCTTTTTTAACCGATTAGTGGGTTGCTCGCCAAGCACTTGGCGCGAACAAAATATCCATTAA
- a CDS encoding LemA family protein, which translates to MTMISIIVLIVLLFIFVGWGISIYNRLISTRNQVSNQFANIDVVLKQRADQIPQLVTIVEKSMEHEKALFTSLSDARQRYFNATNMDDKISASNDMGHSLKNIIAIAENYPTLISGEQFTQIQISLSEVEDKIAQRREGFNDATTEYNTAIQMFPDSIVANFFRFTPLPLLEITDAEKKYDGIQFK; encoded by the coding sequence ATGACAATGATATCTATCATCGTTCTAATTGTATTACTATTTATATTCGTAGGCTGGGGGATCTCTATTTATAATCGCCTTATTAGCACTCGAAACCAAGTCAGTAATCAATTTGCCAATATTGATGTGGTTTTAAAACAACGTGCAGATCAGATCCCACAACTCGTTACCATTGTAGAAAAATCAATGGAGCATGAGAAAGCATTATTCACTTCCCTGAGCGATGCCCGCCAGCGTTACTTCAATGCCACAAATATGGATGATAAAATTTCCGCATCTAATGACATGGGACATTCGCTAAAAAATATCATTGCCATTGCAGAAAATTATCCAACCCTCATCTCAGGTGAACAATTCACACAAATACAAATTTCACTGAGCGAAGTGGAAGATAAAATTGCGCAGCGCCGTGAAGGCTTTAATGATGCAACAACCGAATACAATACCGCGATCCAAATGTTCCCTGATAGCATTGTTGCCAATTTTTTCCGTTTCACACCGCTCCCTTTACTCGAAATTACTGATGCTGAAAAAAAATATGATGGCATCCAATTTAAGTAA
- a CDS encoding RhtX/FptX family siderophore transporter, giving the protein MKDLLQNKQLVLTLGLLYLAQGIPMGIAMDALPTFLRHDGGELKVLAFLPLVGLPWVVKFLWASFVDNHWGKRLGRRKSWIIPMQIIVTLAMFALSTLGLSVENALPCVVLLFIASFASATQDIATDGMAAEQVSGTMLSKINAVQIAGVMAGFFIGGAGLMIMSESFGQHMALGILACVPLLSLFFVSFCPLKNTLIPAHSDEKASLFKTFKRRGAPRLLLLTLLSAVTAVSGFGLAKLFLNDAGWSLAQIGKMGMAGGMVTLVLGCGGGAWLIGKIGVWRAFSFGLWFALVSSLLWMLQSFNGVSIGMVALCITFGSLSAGITSVAIMTAGMQFASQYQQAGTDMTAVQSTRDIGELVSSMMLVGLTAAVGYTGGFMLGAFIAFIALIVTFSHRRYMQRIEA; this is encoded by the coding sequence ATGAAAGATCTTTTACAAAATAAGCAGTTAGTTTTGACACTTGGTCTACTTTACCTTGCTCAAGGGATCCCAATGGGGATTGCAATGGATGCGCTGCCTACTTTTTTACGCCACGATGGTGGAGAATTGAAGGTGTTGGCTTTTTTGCCTTTAGTGGGCTTGCCATGGGTGGTGAAATTTTTATGGGCGTCATTTGTGGATAACCACTGGGGGAAAAGACTCGGACGACGAAAAAGCTGGATCATTCCAATGCAAATTATTGTCACTCTGGCGATGTTTGCACTCAGTACATTGGGGTTATCTGTTGAAAACGCACTCCCTTGTGTGGTGTTGCTATTTATTGCTTCGTTTGCCAGTGCAACCCAAGATATAGCAACGGATGGCATGGCGGCAGAGCAAGTGAGTGGCACTATGTTATCAAAAATTAATGCCGTACAGATTGCAGGTGTCATGGCTGGTTTCTTTATTGGCGGTGCGGGTCTAATGATCATGAGCGAAAGTTTCGGGCAGCATATGGCATTGGGGATTTTAGCCTGTGTACCGTTACTCAGTTTATTTTTTGTATCGTTTTGCCCGTTAAAAAACACGCTAATCCCGGCACATTCCGATGAAAAAGCGAGTCTATTTAAAACGTTTAAACGCCGAGGTGCGCCGCGTTTATTATTATTAACGTTATTGTCTGCGGTGACGGCGGTTTCAGGGTTTGGCTTGGCTAAATTATTTTTAAACGATGCTGGGTGGTCATTGGCACAAATCGGTAAGATGGGGATGGCAGGGGGAATGGTTACCTTGGTTCTCGGTTGTGGTGGTGGCGCATGGCTAATTGGTAAAATCGGTGTGTGGCGTGCATTTTCGTTTGGCTTATGGTTTGCGCTAGTGTCTTCGTTACTATGGATGTTGCAATCATTCAATGGTGTTTCGATTGGGATGGTGGCACTTTGCATCACCTTTGGATCATTATCCGCCGGGATCACGTCGGTGGCGATTATGACAGCAGGGATGCAATTTGCATCGCAATATCAACAAGCGGGAACGGATATGACCGCAGTACAGAGTACGCGAGATATTGGTGAGCTTGTCAGCTCTATGATGTTAGTCGGATTGACGGCGGCAGTTGGCTATACAGGCGGATTTATGTTAGGTGCCTTTATTGCATTTATCGCTTTAATTGTCACTTTTTCTCATCGACGTTACATGCAACGTATTGAAGCTTAG
- a CDS encoding PepSY-associated TM helix domain-containing protein: MSLSKTPSLAHRLAVLHRSAGAFFGICLFVILLSGCWSLGSDALRLWWNGEPLSGNILPLNQLVALQADAKMIQLPQAHNPIITFCQGMGQCTASYSAITGKAIEQDTPAMWLVTLHKNLFLDFPGRVFLSLFGFALAVLLITGWLIQRKRVATMLRLPRRTNLRLFFYDLHSWLGLWCYPWLILFALTGALSGLGALGTVSLAQRAAPESPQMIMKNLMGGEEMVEIPTYVSENTVKAVVGALYQIAPSFIPQQIVFQGENWVIGGVRKGQISTANFEQYQFDSATKQLVGIRDSSLQGGWTRAFIAVQPVHYGQYQWWPQAENIATRLHFIAGIGALLLVSTGLAMWCWRRMEMLSARVIVGSCGGLLFASSALLALAPWSFLLSSFAFFLCWGTCLLLCLLLKNARTSLALICLLSACLLFSAFIASWINHPQPFSRIDLCMLCSSVGLFVVFFACQTLLCTAKRVRS, from the coding sequence GTGAGCCTTAGCAAAACGCCTTCATTAGCACACCGTTTAGCTGTACTGCACCGCAGTGCAGGGGCATTTTTCGGCATCTGTTTATTTGTCATTTTATTAAGTGGTTGCTGGAGTTTAGGTAGTGATGCACTGCGCTTATGGTGGAATGGCGAGCCATTATCAGGAAATATATTACCGTTAAATCAATTGGTTGCTTTGCAAGCAGATGCAAAAATGATCCAATTGCCTCAAGCACACAACCCGATCATCACGTTTTGCCAAGGTATGGGGCAATGTACAGCTAGCTATAGTGCTATTACTGGCAAGGCAATCGAACAAGATACTCCAGCGATGTGGTTAGTTACGTTACATAAAAATCTCTTTTTGGATTTTCCTGGACGTGTTTTCCTGAGTTTATTTGGCTTTGCGTTGGCCGTGCTATTAATCACGGGATGGTTGATTCAACGCAAACGAGTCGCCACGATGTTGCGTTTACCGAGGCGGACAAACCTACGGCTCTTTTTTTATGATCTACACAGTTGGCTAGGGCTTTGGTGCTACCCATGGCTTATTCTATTTGCACTGACAGGGGCGCTCTCTGGATTAGGGGCGCTTGGTACGGTCTCATTGGCACAAAGAGCAGCACCTGAATCCCCTCAAATGATTATGAAAAACCTGATGGGTGGGGAAGAGATGGTTGAAATTCCCACTTATGTATCAGAAAACACGGTGAAAGCAGTTGTTGGAGCGTTATATCAAATTGCCCCCTCTTTTATTCCTCAACAAATTGTATTTCAAGGCGAAAATTGGGTTATTGGTGGCGTGCGAAAGGGGCAGATTTCAACCGCTAATTTTGAACAATATCAATTTGATAGCGCCACAAAACAGTTAGTCGGTATCCGGGATTCTTCTTTGCAAGGTGGGTGGACAAGGGCATTTATTGCCGTTCAGCCAGTGCATTACGGGCAATACCAATGGTGGCCTCAAGCTGAAAATATTGCGACTAGGTTGCATTTTATCGCGGGTATTGGTGCGTTGTTATTAGTTTCTACTGGGTTAGCAATGTGGTGTTGGCGGCGAATGGAGATGCTATCAGCTCGCGTGATTGTGGGAAGTTGTGGCGGGCTGCTATTCGCAAGTAGCGCTTTGCTTGCATTGGCACCTTGGTCTTTTTTGTTGTCATCCTTTGCTTTTTTTCTATGTTGGGGCACCTGTTTGCTGCTGTGTTTGTTGCTTAAAAATGCGCGAACCAGTTTAGCTCTCATCTGCTTGTTATCAGCCTGCCTGTTGTTTAGTGCGTTTATTGCTTCATGGATTAATCACCCACAGCCATTTTCACGTATTGATCTCTGTATGTTGTGTAGCTCAGTGGGGTTATTTGTCGTTTTTTTCGCTTGTCAGACGTTGTTATGCACAGCAAAACGTGTTCGGAGTTAA
- a CDS encoding LemA family protein → MEIIIFFLIISVIAYIVIRYFINLYNNMVFLKNNCDKAFANIDVLLKKRVDLLPQLAIIATKAMGHEKAVFEELLQQREQFIAALSLKNKINITNQLPKNLTSIFALAEKYPELVSKNTLLGLQKQVKQIENQIADRREFFNQTVTLYNTEIHQFPNLIFASLFRFKDIPLLYAQQEPK, encoded by the coding sequence ATGGAAATAATCATTTTTTTTCTCATTATTTCTGTTATTGCTTATATCGTGATCCGTTATTTCATTAATCTTTATAACAACATGGTATTTTTAAAAAATAACTGTGATAAAGCGTTCGCAAATATCGATGTACTATTAAAAAAGCGGGTTGATTTATTACCTCAATTAGCCATTATTGCAACTAAAGCAATGGGGCATGAAAAAGCCGTATTTGAAGAATTATTACAACAAAGAGAACAATTTATTGCGGCTCTCTCATTAAAAAATAAGATTAACATTACAAACCAGTTACCTAAAAATCTCACCTCTATTTTTGCTCTTGCTGAAAAATACCCTGAACTGGTTAGTAAAAATACGTTACTTGGACTGCAAAAGCAGGTTAAACAGATAGAAAATCAAATCGCAGATAGGCGTGAATTTTTTAATCAGACCGTGACGCTTTATAATACGGAAATTCATCAATTTCCAAATCTCATTTTCGCATCGTTATTCCGTTTCAAAGATATCCCGTTACTCTATGCACAACAGGAACCCAAATAA